A window of the Cellvibrio sp. pealriver genome harbors these coding sequences:
- a CDS encoding KTSC domain-containing protein, which yields MQRQSVSSSNVASVGYDEGTLEVEFNNGAVYQYFDVPQHIFEELVGAASVGAYLAAHIKGVYRYSKV from the coding sequence ATGCAAAGACAATCTGTTAGTTCAAGTAATGTAGCATCTGTTGGTTATGATGAAGGAACACTAGAAGTGGAATTTAATAATGGAGCGGTATATCAATATTTTGATGTGCCGCAGCATATATTTGAGGAGCTGGTTGGTGCCGCGTCAGTTGGGGCTTATCTTGCCGCACATATCAAAGGAGTCTATCGGTATTCCAAGGTTTAG
- a CDS encoding ribonucleotide-diphosphate reductase subunit beta → MLSWDDFDTEEAAKETARQEAIAANLNKPAASQAQPAQVAQAQANAPQNTVVNTSFAEAAKEEGISPELAKARASLAALDPAPGLEELQMGAARIQVDEKRMINCRADLNQLVPFKYDWAWQKYLDGCSNHWMPQEVNMTADIATWKSKDGLTDDERRIVMRSLGYFSTADSLVANNLVLAIYRLITNPECRQYILRQSFEEAIHTHAYQYCIESLGMDEGEIFNMYRELPSVANKAAWSLKHTQTLGDPTFTTGTPETDQELLRNLVAFYVVTEGIFFYCGFSQILSMGRRNKMTGVAEQFQYILRDESMHLNFGIDVINQIKLENPHLWSAEFQQEVIQMILEGTELEIQYARDSMPRGVLGMNAAMMEEYLHFIANRRCSQLGLKEQFPGAQNPFPWMSEIMDLRKEKNFFETRVIEYQTGGALSWD, encoded by the coding sequence ATGTTAAGTTGGGACGATTTTGATACCGAAGAAGCAGCAAAAGAAACCGCACGCCAAGAGGCGATTGCAGCCAATTTAAATAAACCTGCTGCATCACAAGCGCAGCCTGCACAAGTTGCCCAAGCACAAGCTAATGCACCTCAGAATACCGTGGTAAACACCAGCTTTGCTGAAGCCGCGAAAGAAGAAGGCATTAGCCCTGAATTGGCAAAAGCGCGCGCAAGCCTCGCTGCACTTGACCCGGCACCAGGCCTTGAAGAATTGCAAATGGGCGCTGCGCGTATTCAAGTAGATGAAAAGCGCATGATCAACTGCCGCGCGGATTTGAACCAACTCGTTCCGTTCAAATACGACTGGGCATGGCAAAAATATCTGGATGGCTGCTCCAACCACTGGATGCCACAAGAAGTGAACATGACTGCCGACATCGCCACCTGGAAAAGTAAAGACGGCCTGACCGATGACGAGCGCCGCATCGTCATGCGCAGCCTCGGTTACTTCTCTACTGCTGACTCACTCGTCGCAAACAATTTGGTACTCGCGATTTACCGTTTGATCACCAACCCTGAATGTCGCCAATACATTTTGCGTCAATCATTTGAAGAAGCGATCCACACTCACGCGTATCAATATTGCATTGAATCGCTCGGTATGGATGAAGGCGAAATCTTCAACATGTACCGCGAATTGCCAAGCGTTGCGAACAAAGCCGCGTGGAGCTTGAAGCACACTCAAACCTTGGGCGATCCAACCTTTACCACCGGCACACCAGAAACCGATCAGGAATTGCTGCGCAACCTCGTTGCATTCTACGTAGTCACTGAAGGTATTTTCTTCTACTGCGGATTCAGCCAAATCCTCAGCATGGGCCGCCGCAACAAAATGACTGGCGTTGCCGAGCAATTCCAATACATCCTGCGCGATGAATCCATGCATTTGAATTTTGGTATCGATGTAATCAACCAAATCAAACTGGAAAACCCGCACTTGTGGAGCGCAGAATTCCAACAAGAAGTGATCCAAATGATTCTGGAAGGCACCGAATTGGAAATCCAATACGCACGCGACTCAATGCCACGCGGCGTACTCGGCATGAACGCCGCCATGATGGAAGAATACCTCCACTTCATCGCCAACCGCCGCTGCTCACAACTCGGCTTAAAAGAACAATTCCCCGGCGCTCAAAACCCATTCCCATGGATGAGCGAAATTATGGATCTGCGTAAAGAGAAGAATTTCTTTGAGACGCGCGTGATTGAATACCAAACAGGTGGGGCGCTTTCTTGGGATTAA
- a CDS encoding SIR2 family protein, with protein MDNYHDPVRHLKYLRQSLSQDNEAIGFFISAGCPLSVAMPENEWPLIPDVQNLTIHINSQLDADKKYKLLISEIEKAGKNIKNIEDILSFLRSLLAVSKGGDVRGLTEDDLLGIQKKICSEIIEKIDVSLPKEETPYHRLCNWIRSIDRKVAVEIFTTNYDLLLEQALEDLEVPYFDGFVGASRSFFDLRAVEDNLIPTHWSRLWKIHGSINWCQEEIKGERKVYRSSEVKKNVSHLIYPSHLKYEESRKMPYLALIDQLNRFIRKKSSFLILSGYSFNDAHLNDTIINALKANPTGMVLGLMYGTYEVAAETVETVETVETVETVEAVEAVEAENIILVERYPEAYKLAKKQHNLNVWTFDKAIIGTNLGVWRRIHEKDDSDYELNQFIGNENNLKLGDFSVFTDFLKRIIGNKKESSGG; from the coding sequence ATGGATAACTATCACGATCCTGTAAGGCATTTAAAATATCTTCGTCAATCATTATCTCAAGATAATGAAGCTATTGGATTTTTCATATCAGCGGGATGCCCTCTGTCTGTTGCAATGCCAGAAAATGAGTGGCCTCTTATTCCTGATGTGCAAAACCTAACTATTCATATTAATAGCCAATTGGATGCTGATAAAAAATATAAATTGCTTATAAGCGAAATAGAAAAGGCCGGAAAAAATATCAAAAATATTGAAGATATTCTGAGCTTTTTAAGAAGTTTATTGGCTGTTTCAAAAGGAGGAGATGTTAGAGGGTTAACGGAAGATGACCTTTTAGGCATTCAGAAGAAAATTTGTTCCGAAATAATAGAAAAGATTGATGTGTCCCTTCCTAAAGAAGAAACTCCGTACCATAGACTTTGTAATTGGATTCGCTCAATAGACAGGAAAGTTGCAGTTGAAATCTTTACAACGAATTATGATTTATTATTGGAGCAAGCACTTGAAGATCTAGAGGTTCCATATTTTGACGGTTTTGTTGGAGCAAGTAGGTCATTTTTTGATTTAAGAGCTGTAGAGGATAATTTAATACCAACTCATTGGTCTAGATTGTGGAAAATTCATGGCTCTATAAATTGGTGCCAGGAAGAAATTAAGGGCGAGAGAAAGGTTTATAGATCATCTGAAGTTAAAAAAAATGTGTCTCATTTAATATATCCATCACATTTAAAATATGAAGAAAGCCGAAAGATGCCATATCTAGCATTGATTGATCAACTAAATAGATTTATAAGAAAAAAATCTTCTTTTCTTATTTTGTCTGGTTATTCCTTCAATGATGCGCATCTTAATGACACTATTATCAATGCTTTAAAGGCTAACCCAACCGGAATGGTTCTTGGGTTGATGTATGGAACTTATGAAGTGGCTGCAGAAACAGTAGAAACAGTAGAAACAGTAGAAACAGTAGAAACAGTAGAAGCAGTAGAAGCAGTAGAAGCAGAAAATATAATTTTAGTTGAGCGGTATCCAGAAGCATATAAGCTTGCAAAGAAGCAGCATAACTTAAATGTATGGACTTTTGATAAGGCAATCATAGGCACTAACTTAGGGGTGTGGAGACGAATTCATGAAAAAGATGATAGTGATTATGAATTAAATCAATTTATTGGAAATGAAAATAATTTAAAACTAGGTGATTTTTCAGTCTTTACTGATTTTTTAAAAAGAATTATAGGAAATAAAAAGGAATCATCAGGTGGCTAA
- a CDS encoding ATP-binding protein, translated as MANKETYLGDVKDVNGTTVSIALSKDSLTGFIYINGQGYRVGQIGSFIRIPIGFNNLFGIISQVGASAAPDNKPDATLMNHQWMKIQLIGEAQTNGTFQRGMSQYPTIGDEVHLVSEKELKSIYGQPDKPYFVKVGHISNADSIPALIDINKLVTRHSAVVGTTGSGKSTTVASIMNALTDETRYPSARVIMLDLHGEYAQALGDKANVYKINANPNSKFKEKELYIPFWALNFDELYEICFGDQEGGEKERNIIMERLQKYKRDSLLKYPKKGASLDTLSADTPVPFSIHHLWYELYVETFATYYKDRGGRPFDHIAYELDVNGDELKGNAKMGIPPVFKNVSNVAGEEKINYLPSPPNIGKQISLLGTKLRVPRYDFIFQPKEWLPDDDGKVDKDLDELIKGWIGEKPVTILDLSGVPADILQTTIGAVLRILYEALFWSRDLSQGGRNRPLLIVMEEAHIYLNDDFKGMASRVVQRIVKEGRKYGIGAMIVSQRPSEINSTILSQCGTFFALRLANSSDRSHITSAMSDNLDGLTNMLPILRTGEAIILGEAVKLPMRTIIEAPPKNRRPDSQDPIVFDEVPTDESMHPGGWGNKMEATPNFEELIETWRAQNPKIDKVKP; from the coding sequence GTGGCTAACAAAGAAACTTATTTGGGAGACGTGAAAGATGTTAATGGAACAACGGTAAGCATAGCCTTATCGAAAGACTCTTTAACAGGATTTATTTATATAAATGGTCAAGGTTACAGGGTTGGGCAAATCGGTAGTTTTATTAGAATACCAATCGGTTTCAATAATTTATTCGGAATTATTAGCCAAGTAGGTGCAAGTGCTGCACCAGATAATAAACCAGATGCCACCCTTATGAATCATCAATGGATGAAGATTCAATTAATTGGTGAAGCTCAAACTAATGGCACTTTTCAACGAGGAATGTCTCAATACCCCACTATTGGCGATGAAGTACATTTGGTCTCTGAAAAAGAATTAAAAAGCATTTATGGTCAGCCTGATAAACCTTATTTTGTTAAGGTGGGGCATATATCTAATGCAGATTCTATTCCTGCACTAATTGATATCAATAAACTAGTTACAAGGCATTCTGCGGTGGTTGGAACAACTGGGTCAGGAAAGTCCACAACAGTTGCCAGTATCATGAATGCGTTAACTGACGAGACGCGTTATCCGTCTGCGCGCGTGATTATGCTTGATTTGCACGGAGAGTATGCTCAAGCATTAGGGGATAAAGCAAATGTTTACAAGATTAATGCCAATCCAAATTCAAAATTTAAAGAAAAAGAATTGTATATTCCATTTTGGGCGTTAAATTTTGACGAGCTGTATGAAATATGTTTTGGTGATCAAGAAGGTGGCGAAAAAGAGCGTAATATAATAATGGAGCGCTTACAAAAATATAAACGAGATTCGCTATTGAAATATCCAAAAAAAGGTGCTTCTCTCGATACGTTAAGTGCGGATACTCCTGTTCCATTTAGTATTCATCATTTGTGGTATGAGTTGTATGTAGAAACTTTTGCAACGTACTACAAAGACAGGGGAGGCCGGCCATTCGATCATATTGCATATGAATTAGATGTTAATGGAGACGAATTGAAGGGAAATGCAAAAATGGGTATTCCGCCTGTTTTTAAAAATGTATCCAATGTGGCGGGCGAGGAAAAAATCAATTATTTGCCGAGTCCACCCAATATAGGAAAGCAAATCTCTCTATTGGGAACAAAGCTGAGGGTTCCTAGATATGATTTTATATTTCAACCCAAAGAATGGTTGCCTGATGACGATGGAAAAGTTGATAAAGATTTAGATGAGTTAATTAAAGGTTGGATAGGGGAAAAGCCAGTTACTATTTTAGATTTATCTGGGGTCCCAGCTGACATTCTTCAAACCACGATTGGAGCTGTGCTTCGTATATTGTATGAAGCTCTATTTTGGAGTAGGGATTTAAGTCAGGGAGGAAGAAATAGGCCTCTATTAATTGTTATGGAAGAGGCTCATATTTATTTAAATGATGATTTTAAAGGTATGGCATCAAGAGTTGTTCAGCGAATAGTTAAAGAGGGACGTAAATATGGCATAGGCGCTATGATTGTAAGTCAGAGGCCTTCAGAAATTAATTCGACAATATTATCGCAATGTGGAACTTTTTTTGCTTTGAGGCTCGCGAATTCATCAGATCGAAGTCACATTACATCTGCAATGTCGGATAATTTGGATGGACTGACTAATATGCTGCCAATTTTACGAACTGGCGAAGCTATAATTCTTGGTGAAGCTGTCAAATTACCTATGAGGACAATTATTGAGGCTCCGCCGAAAAATAGGCGTCCAGATAGCCAAGATCCAATAGTTTTCGACGAGGTCCCCACTGATGAATCAATGCATCCTGGTGGGTGGGGGAATAAAATGGAAGCAACTCCAAATTTTGAAGAGCTTATAGAGACTTGGCGAGCCCAAAATCCAAAAATAGATAAGGTAAAACCATAG
- a CDS encoding ribonucleoside-diphosphate reductase subunit alpha — protein MHTDIEQTTGTTNVQHDIHGGSSSLTATAPGQLRVIKRNGTVVPFDASKIAIAMTKAFLAVEGGTAAASTRVHETVSSLTQQITATFKRRMPSGGTIHIEEIQDQVELILMRSGEQKIARDYVLYREEHARLRAQKQAASQEPDPDYPSLNVILADGTRAPLNIARMRTIVHEACAGLAGVEEKAILDEAMRNLYDGVAEKDVNTSLVITARTLVEKEPNYSFVTARLLMDKLRAEALSFFGVATSATQADMETLYAQTLPLYIKKGVELELVSPELLNFDLEKLGKALIAERDLQFTYLGLQTLYDRYFIHSNDTRIELPQIFFMRVAMGLAIQETNKEDRAIEFYRLLSSFDYMSSTPTLFNSGTLRPQLSSCYLTTVPDDLHGIYGAMQDNAMLSKFAGGLGNDWTPVRALGAYIKGTNGKSQGVVPFLKVANDTAVAVNQGGKRKGAVCAYLETWHMDVEEFLELRKNTGDDRRRTHDMNTANWVPDLFMKRVFDDKEWTLFSPNDVPDLHDLYGKAFEERYEHYEREAAAGKIKVFKTVRALDLWRKMLGMLFETGHPWITFKDPCNLRSPQQHAGVVHSSNLCTEITLNTKANDEIAVCNLGSVNLAQHIVDGKLDQAKLERTVKTAIRMLDNVIDINYYAVATSKQSNLRHRPIGLGIMGFQDALYEQRIAYSSQQAVDFADTSMEAVSYYAIKASCELAQERGKYSTFEGSLWSKGVLPIDSIELLVQNRGENYIKVDRSKTFDWDTLRAEVKAKGMRNSNVMAIAPTATISNITGVTQSIEPTYQNLYVKSNLSGEFTVVNPHLVHDLKARGLWDAVMVNDLKYYEGSLQKIDRIPADLKAIYSTAFEVEPRWIVEAASRRQKWIDQAQSLNLYIAGANGKKLDITYRMAWFSGLKTTYYLRALAATTTEKSTINTGALNAVSAGGAGGLSAAPAAAKPAVSEVEAASFAQAAPVPLACSIDNPDCEACQ, from the coding sequence ATGCACACTGACATTGAACAAACCACCGGCACAACCAACGTCCAACACGACATCCACGGCGGCTCGTCGAGCCTGACGGCAACCGCGCCAGGGCAATTGCGTGTAATCAAGCGCAACGGAACGGTGGTTCCATTCGATGCCAGCAAAATCGCCATCGCCATGACCAAGGCGTTTCTGGCGGTAGAAGGCGGCACAGCGGCGGCATCTACCCGAGTTCATGAAACCGTGAGCAGCCTCACCCAACAAATTACGGCCACCTTTAAACGCCGTATGCCTTCTGGCGGCACTATCCATATTGAAGAGATCCAGGACCAAGTTGAGCTGATTCTGATGCGCTCTGGCGAGCAAAAAATCGCACGCGATTACGTACTCTACCGCGAAGAGCACGCTCGCCTGCGCGCCCAAAAACAAGCGGCATCACAAGAGCCCGATCCAGACTACCCAAGCCTGAACGTTATTCTGGCCGATGGCACCCGTGCGCCATTGAACATCGCCCGCATGCGCACCATCGTGCATGAAGCCTGTGCTGGTTTGGCTGGTGTGGAAGAGAAAGCGATTCTCGATGAAGCCATGCGCAACCTCTACGACGGCGTGGCCGAGAAAGACGTCAACACCTCACTGGTGATCACCGCCCGCACCTTGGTAGAAAAAGAGCCTAACTACTCCTTCGTTACCGCCCGCCTGCTGATGGACAAACTGCGCGCTGAAGCCCTGAGCTTCTTTGGCGTTGCAACCTCTGCAACTCAGGCCGATATGGAAACCCTCTACGCGCAAACCCTGCCGCTCTACATCAAAAAAGGCGTTGAGCTGGAGCTGGTATCGCCAGAGCTGTTGAACTTTGATCTGGAAAAGCTGGGCAAAGCATTGATCGCCGAGCGCGACCTGCAATTCACCTACCTCGGCCTGCAAACCCTGTACGACCGTTACTTCATCCACAGCAACGATACCCGCATCGAACTGCCGCAAATTTTCTTTATGCGCGTCGCTATGGGCTTAGCGATTCAGGAAACCAACAAAGAAGACCGCGCGATTGAGTTCTATCGCCTGCTCTCTTCGTTCGATTACATGAGCTCCACCCCAACCCTGTTCAACTCCGGCACTTTGCGCCCGCAGTTGTCCTCTTGCTACCTGACCACCGTACCCGATGATCTCCACGGTATTTACGGCGCGATGCAAGACAACGCCATGCTGAGCAAATTCGCGGGCGGCTTGGGTAATGACTGGACGCCAGTGCGCGCTCTGGGCGCTTACATCAAAGGCACCAACGGTAAATCACAAGGTGTAGTTCCCTTCTTGAAAGTGGCGAACGACACCGCCGTAGCAGTAAACCAGGGCGGCAAGCGCAAAGGCGCTGTGTGCGCCTATTTGGAAACCTGGCATATGGATGTCGAGGAATTCCTTGAGCTGCGCAAAAACACCGGTGATGACCGTCGCCGCACCCACGATATGAACACCGCCAACTGGGTACCTGACCTGTTTATGAAGCGCGTGTTTGACGACAAAGAGTGGACGCTCTTCTCGCCAAACGATGTACCTGACCTGCACGACTTGTACGGCAAAGCGTTTGAAGAGCGCTACGAGCACTACGAGCGTGAAGCTGCAGCGGGCAAAATCAAAGTATTCAAAACCGTGCGCGCATTAGACCTGTGGCGCAAAATGTTGGGCATGCTGTTTGAAACCGGCCACCCATGGATCACTTTCAAAGACCCATGCAACCTGCGCAGCCCGCAGCAACATGCCGGTGTGGTGCACTCGTCCAACCTGTGTACTGAAATCACTTTGAACACCAAAGCGAACGATGAGATCGCCGTATGTAACCTCGGCTCCGTTAACCTGGCGCAACACATTGTTGATGGCAAGCTCGATCAAGCAAAACTGGAGCGCACCGTTAAAACTGCAATCCGCATGTTGGATAACGTGATCGATATTAACTACTACGCCGTGGCGACCTCCAAGCAGTCCAACCTGCGTCACCGTCCTATCGGCCTCGGCATCATGGGCTTCCAGGATGCGCTGTACGAACAACGCATCGCCTACAGCTCACAACAAGCGGTTGATTTTGCCGATACCTCAATGGAAGCCGTGAGCTACTACGCGATCAAAGCGTCGTGCGAACTGGCGCAAGAGCGCGGCAAGTATTCAACCTTTGAAGGCTCGCTGTGGAGCAAAGGTGTATTGCCCATCGACTCTATTGAATTGCTGGTACAAAACCGCGGCGAGAATTACATCAAAGTAGATCGCAGCAAAACTTTTGATTGGGACACCCTGCGCGCTGAAGTGAAAGCCAAAGGTATGCGCAACTCCAACGTGATGGCGATTGCTCCAACAGCAACCATTTCCAACATCACTGGCGTTACCCAATCGATCGAGCCGACTTACCAAAACCTGTACGTGAAATCCAACCTCTCCGGCGAATTCACCGTGGTTAACCCGCACCTCGTTCACGACTTGAAAGCGCGTGGATTGTGGGATGCAGTAATGGTTAACGATTTGAAATATTACGAAGGTTCGTTGCAAAAAATTGATCGCATTCCTGCGGATTTGAAAGCGATTTATTCCACCGCATTTGAAGTAGAACCACGCTGGATTGTTGAAGCAGCAAGCCGTCGTCAAAAGTGGATCGACCAGGCGCAAAGTTTGAACCTGTACATCGCTGGCGCTAACGGTAAAAAATTAGACATTACCTACCGCATGGCATGGTTCTCTGGCTTAAAGACTACGTATTACCTGCGTGCATTGGCCGCAACCACCACTGAAAAATCCACCATCAATACTGGCGCGTTGAACGCGGTATCGGCCGGTGGCGCAGGCGGTTTATCCGCAGCACCTGCTGCAGCAAAACCTGCCGTATCAGAAGTGGAAGCAGCGAGCTTTGCCCAAGCAGCGCCAGTGCCATTGGCATGTTCGATTGATAATCCGGATTGCGAGGCGTGCCAGTAG